The proteins below are encoded in one region of Haladaptatus sp. R4:
- a CDS encoding ABC transporter substrate-binding protein: MADDSRRRGLRTRRTVIKGTGAALGGGLLAGCTSDSDDGSDGADSTQTSTDTTASSDESTTSESTTTTDGPYSVSMVPVGEVEFESVPKTWVANNGSWADMGIALGLEPPKAVWLTSRYHTQYYDAIDGVSVDKSGMKNLYQDGVNKELFYQLDADVHVMDPNFLMNRFKGWSQSDVDEIKKNVGPLFGNCIYAQHYTWHDDYRYYTLMEGFEKLSKVFKRHDRYEAFADLHADFQSNIESVVPSKGERPSAAVVWGVGDEPKKFYPYIIGKGTGFKHLNDLKVDDALAKTDVKDFHGSRAAIDLEVLLKVDPEVLLLRGYEDKSREEFENTVVKFLENNNTASNLTAVKNGDVYRAGGLYQGPITNLVLTQRTAELLYGVDEKLYDHQRVADIVNGEF, encoded by the coding sequence ATGGCTGACGATTCACGGCGACGCGGACTACGGACGCGACGCACCGTCATCAAGGGAACTGGCGCGGCACTCGGCGGCGGGTTGCTCGCCGGTTGTACCAGCGACAGCGATGACGGTTCCGACGGCGCTGATAGCACACAGACCAGCACCGACACGACGGCCTCGTCGGACGAGTCCACGACGAGCGAATCGACGACTACCACGGACGGTCCGTACTCCGTCTCGATGGTTCCCGTCGGCGAAGTTGAGTTCGAGAGCGTTCCGAAGACGTGGGTCGCCAACAACGGCAGTTGGGCGGACATGGGTATCGCGCTCGGCCTCGAACCGCCGAAAGCGGTCTGGCTCACCAGTCGGTATCACACCCAGTACTACGACGCGATAGACGGCGTCTCGGTGGACAAGAGCGGGATGAAGAACCTGTACCAGGACGGCGTCAACAAGGAGCTGTTCTACCAACTCGACGCAGACGTGCACGTGATGGACCCCAACTTCCTGATGAACCGGTTCAAGGGATGGTCCCAATCGGACGTGGACGAGATCAAAAAGAACGTCGGCCCGCTGTTCGGCAACTGCATCTACGCACAGCACTACACGTGGCACGACGACTACCGATACTACACCCTCATGGAGGGCTTCGAAAAACTGTCGAAGGTGTTCAAGCGGCACGACCGCTACGAGGCGTTCGCGGACCTCCACGCCGACTTCCAGTCGAACATCGAGTCGGTCGTCCCGTCGAAGGGTGAACGGCCGTCCGCTGCCGTCGTCTGGGGCGTCGGCGACGAACCGAAGAAGTTCTATCCGTACATCATCGGCAAGGGAACCGGGTTCAAACACCTGAACGACCTCAAAGTCGATGACGCGCTGGCGAAGACGGACGTCAAGGATTTCCACGGAAGCCGTGCGGCCATCGACCTCGAAGTGCTCCTGAAGGTGGATCCGGAAGTACTCCTGCTCCGCGGCTACGAAGACAAGAGCAGAGAGGAGTTCGAGAACACGGTCGTGAAATTCCTGGAAAACAACAACACCGCGAGCAATCTCACGGCAGTCAAAAACGGCGACGTCTACCGCGCCGGTGGACTGTACCAAGGACCGATCACGAACCTCGTCCTCACGCAACGAACCGCCGAACTGCTGTACGGCGTGGACGAAAAACTGTACGACCACCAGCGCGTCGCGGACATCGTCAACGGGGAGTTCTGA
- a CDS encoding formate/nitrite transporter family protein encodes MAQSTNSDTQADGLKSYENILREQINLGLEELQRPTSGLFLSGLSAGLDIGFGPLLMAVMTGLMTGSLSKPVTELLMANMYAVGFIFVILGRSELFTEHTTLAVLPVLDKRASYASLARLWVVVFVANILGGALFAAFAVTIAPKLGIAHAKAFTEISAALVKHDFLVLVGSGIFAGWLMGLLSWLVTAARDTVSRVLIIWIVTTAIGLAHLPHSIAGNVEVLMGMFLSAKITFVDYARFLLAATIGNAIGGVFFVALLKYGHVTRNTDAENVDDVDTATAAESE; translated from the coding sequence ATGGCACAGTCTACTAACTCCGATACGCAAGCCGACGGCCTGAAATCGTACGAGAACATTCTGAGAGAACAGATCAATCTCGGACTGGAGGAGTTACAGCGTCCCACCAGCGGCCTCTTCCTGTCCGGGCTTTCCGCCGGGTTGGATATCGGATTCGGTCCCCTCCTCATGGCGGTGATGACGGGGCTGATGACCGGGTCCCTGTCGAAACCCGTCACGGAGCTACTCATGGCGAACATGTACGCTGTGGGGTTCATCTTCGTAATTCTCGGCCGTTCCGAACTGTTCACCGAACACACCACGCTGGCAGTGCTCCCCGTCCTCGACAAACGGGCGTCGTACGCCTCGCTCGCCAGACTGTGGGTCGTCGTGTTCGTGGCGAACATCCTCGGAGGAGCACTGTTCGCCGCCTTCGCGGTGACGATCGCCCCGAAACTCGGCATCGCGCACGCCAAAGCGTTCACCGAGATATCGGCGGCACTTGTCAAACACGACTTCCTGGTTCTGGTCGGGAGCGGCATCTTCGCGGGGTGGCTCATGGGCCTGCTGTCGTGGCTCGTCACCGCCGCACGGGACACCGTCAGCCGAGTCCTCATCATCTGGATCGTCACGACCGCCATCGGATTGGCCCACCTTCCCCACTCCATCGCCGGAAACGTCGAGGTCCTGATGGGGATGTTCCTCTCCGCGAAAATCACGTTCGTCGATTACGCCCGCTTCCTCCTCGCCGCGACCATCGGCAACGCTATCGGTGGCGTGTTCTTCGTGGCCCTGCTGAAGTACGGGCACGTTACCAGAAATACGGACGCCGAGAATGTGGATGACGTGGATACCGCTACTGCCGCCGAATCGGAGTAG
- a CDS encoding rhomboid family intramembrane serine protease has protein sequence MSNRRRSPFDNSPSVLTDDPPVLTAVVLGTTILCTALHLVIPGLLPAVRRNPDALAAGEWWRLVTPLFVQADSWWATLTVFVGIAIVGVAVERLYGRRDWLLLYFGGGVVGELAGYAWQPNGSGASVAGAGLLGGLCVWLLWRGKSLPLRVRIWGVVWLLVGVALVALHDIHGPPLCFGACLGGLLLFLEN, from the coding sequence GTGTCGAATCGACGCCGTTCACCGTTCGATAACTCCCCATCCGTTCTGACGGACGACCCACCGGTCCTGACGGCCGTCGTTCTCGGGACGACTATCCTCTGCACCGCCCTCCACCTCGTGATTCCCGGGTTGCTCCCCGCGGTGCGTCGGAATCCGGACGCACTCGCGGCGGGCGAATGGTGGCGACTCGTCACGCCCCTGTTCGTCCAAGCCGACTCGTGGTGGGCCACGCTGACGGTGTTCGTCGGCATTGCAATCGTCGGCGTCGCCGTCGAGCGGCTATACGGACGCCGTGACTGGTTGCTGTTGTACTTCGGCGGTGGAGTCGTCGGCGAACTCGCCGGTTACGCGTGGCAACCGAACGGTTCCGGGGCGTCGGTCGCCGGTGCGGGACTGCTCGGCGGGTTGTGCGTCTGGCTTCTGTGGCGCGGAAAATCGTTGCCGCTCCGGGTTCGAATCTGGGGCGTCGTGTGGCTACTCGTGGGCGTCGCTCTCGTCGCACTGCACGACATTCACGGCCCGCCGCTCTGCTTCGGAGCGTGTCTGGGCGGTCTGTTGCTGTTTCTCGAAAACTGA
- the hisD gene encoding histidinol dehydrogenase, whose translation MNPTETSELGPNERQALFDRDAGIEGVRGDVRDIIDRVREEGDVAVREYCREFDGVEVGNIDITDDAERAYEEIDDDVREAIEDAADNIRAFHEAQVPEDWRADFDGRELGRRFRPIERVGVYAPGGTAAYPSSALMGVIPAKVAGVEQVAVATPPGEPQNDITLAAIHAAGADKVYRVGGAQAIAAMAYGTEQIDRVQKVVGPGNKWVTAAKAEVQGDVAIDFLAGPSELLVLADATANPAFVASDVVAQAEHDENASSVVVTDDAEFAEAVCEEIEEQASERRREDVIRAALDNDASGVFVARSMSEALLFAEEYAAEHLSIQADDDEELLDRIDSAGSVFLGSYTPVAAGDYASGTNHVLPTTGLAKITGGLSVDTFLRSTTVQRLDEDALDSLSATITTLAESEGLDAHAESVRKRFEE comes from the coding sequence ATGAATCCAACGGAGACCTCCGAACTCGGGCCGAACGAGCGTCAGGCGCTGTTCGACCGTGACGCGGGTATCGAGGGCGTCAGGGGCGACGTGCGGGACATCATCGACCGAGTGCGCGAGGAAGGCGACGTGGCGGTCCGAGAGTACTGCCGCGAGTTCGACGGCGTCGAGGTGGGTAACATCGACATCACGGACGACGCCGAACGCGCCTACGAGGAGATAGACGATGACGTGCGCGAGGCCATCGAGGACGCGGCCGACAACATCCGCGCGTTTCACGAGGCCCAGGTGCCGGAGGACTGGCGTGCGGACTTCGACGGCCGCGAACTCGGCCGTCGATTCCGCCCCATCGAGCGTGTGGGCGTGTACGCACCCGGCGGTACGGCGGCATACCCCTCCAGCGCGCTGATGGGCGTCATCCCGGCGAAAGTGGCTGGCGTGGAACAGGTCGCGGTCGCCACGCCGCCCGGCGAACCGCAGAACGACATCACGCTGGCCGCGATTCACGCCGCCGGAGCAGACAAGGTCTACCGCGTCGGCGGCGCGCAGGCCATCGCCGCGATGGCCTACGGAACCGAACAGATCGACCGCGTGCAGAAGGTCGTCGGTCCCGGCAACAAGTGGGTCACGGCGGCGAAAGCCGAAGTGCAGGGCGACGTGGCTATCGACTTCCTCGCGGGACCGAGCGAACTCCTCGTCCTCGCCGATGCGACCGCGAACCCAGCGTTCGTGGCCAGCGACGTGGTCGCGCAGGCCGAACACGACGAAAACGCCTCGTCCGTGGTCGTCACGGACGACGCCGAGTTCGCGGAGGCGGTCTGTGAGGAAATCGAGGAGCAGGCGAGCGAACGCCGACGCGAGGACGTGATTCGGGCCGCGCTCGACAACGACGCGAGCGGCGTGTTCGTCGCGCGGTCGATGAGCGAGGCCCTCCTCTTCGCCGAGGAGTACGCGGCCGAACACCTCTCGATACAGGCCGACGACGACGAGGAACTCCTCGACAGGATCGACAGCGCGGGAAGCGTCTTCCTCGGGTCGTACACCCCAGTCGCGGCGGGCGACTACGCCTCGGGGACGAACCACGTGCTCCCGACGACCGGACTGGCGAAGATCACGGGCGGACTGTCGGTCGACACGTTCCTCCGCTCGACCACCGTCCAGCGGTTGGACGAGGACGCGCTCGACTCCCTCTCGGCGACGATCACGACGTTGGCCGAGTCGGAAGGACTGGACGCGCACGCCGAGAGCGTGCGGAAACGGTTCGAAGAGTAG
- a CDS encoding glycoside hydrolase family 3 N-terminal domain-containing protein, with product MSKDTTSGSSRRTFLQASGGITLATALAGYLGESAVATKQREPSRHVTELVDEMTLEEKVGQMTQMAAGEISTDDPAETLRKYKPGSLMYLTSFDPEEVARTSNKLQKAMVNETRLGVPFVYGIDSVRGDNNVAGATLFPHNHGVGATWDADKAEEMATVTSKVMRTTGTHWNFSPVCDIQRDPRWGRFYEGFSEDPFLASQMVASKVRGYEEETNGYKRTGASVKHFAGYSAPANGNDRTAALLPYRTFVSSILPSYAAGINAGAETVMVNSGSLNGLPAHASKELLTDILRDQLGFDGMVVTDWHDFYRMIKVHGFAEDLKEATKLGINAGIDMYMVPAAGIEGDDAAGYQQRLIELVKEGSVSRDRIDDAVTNILAFKEHVGLFEDPYGTPSKVSDVISDGRDLAEEVATESMTLLTNDGTLPLDSGSSILVTGPSADSVRNQMGGWALGWQGVGDTEPPATTVLEGLTDAADSSASVTHVPTGLHEFTNEDDVRRAAECADVVVAVLGEGPYAEEKGDTDTLALPEAQQRLVEVVSGTDTPTVGVIMAGRPRGTDVFDDLSASMMAYLPGTAAGPAVAATLFGDANPSGRLPFTWPKGTGQIPNLHNNYPPDEFNKSTNVNPPQSHETPLFEFGHGLSYTEFEYADLRVAPTKLQQKNATNDITVSVAVKNTGDEAGETVVPVYGGRDLGRVMYPQEVVVGFERVALDPGETKRVEIRSTILPLGTVLGDIFSRGELVIDTGEYWLSVGDLTETVSVV from the coding sequence ATGTCAAAGGATACCACGAGCGGCTCGTCGCGGCGAACGTTCCTGCAAGCGTCCGGGGGAATCACGCTGGCAACGGCACTGGCCGGATACCTCGGAGAGTCCGCGGTCGCCACGAAGCAACGAGAGCCGAGTCGCCACGTAACCGAACTCGTCGACGAGATGACGCTCGAAGAGAAGGTCGGTCAGATGACACAGATGGCCGCGGGCGAGATTTCGACCGACGACCCGGCCGAGACGCTTCGGAAGTACAAGCCGGGGTCGCTCATGTACCTGACGTCGTTCGATCCGGAGGAGGTCGCTCGAACCAGCAACAAACTCCAGAAAGCGATGGTGAACGAGACCCGTCTCGGCGTGCCGTTCGTCTACGGTATCGACTCCGTTCGCGGCGACAACAACGTGGCAGGGGCGACGTTGTTCCCACACAACCACGGCGTCGGCGCGACGTGGGACGCGGACAAGGCCGAGGAGATGGCGACCGTGACGAGCAAGGTGATGCGTACCACCGGTACCCACTGGAACTTCTCGCCCGTCTGTGACATACAGCGCGACCCACGATGGGGACGGTTCTACGAGGGGTTCAGCGAGGATCCGTTCCTCGCCTCCCAGATGGTCGCCTCGAAGGTTCGCGGCTACGAGGAGGAGACGAACGGGTACAAACGAACCGGTGCTTCCGTCAAACACTTCGCGGGGTATTCGGCACCGGCGAACGGGAACGACCGCACCGCCGCCCTTCTTCCGTATCGGACCTTCGTGAGTTCCATCCTGCCGTCCTATGCTGCGGGCATCAACGCCGGAGCGGAGACGGTGATGGTCAACAGCGGGTCGCTGAACGGGCTCCCCGCCCACGCGTCGAAGGAACTGTTGACGGACATTCTCCGCGACCAACTCGGGTTCGACGGGATGGTCGTCACCGACTGGCACGACTTCTACCGGATGATAAAGGTCCACGGCTTCGCCGAGGACCTGAAGGAGGCGACCAAACTGGGCATCAACGCCGGGATAGACATGTACATGGTTCCTGCCGCGGGTATCGAGGGCGACGACGCCGCGGGCTATCAACAGCGACTCATCGAACTCGTGAAGGAAGGCAGCGTCAGCCGGGACCGCATCGACGACGCGGTGACGAACATCCTCGCGTTCAAGGAGCACGTCGGCCTGTTCGAGGACCCGTACGGGACGCCATCGAAGGTGAGCGACGTGATTTCCGACGGGCGGGACCTCGCGGAGGAGGTCGCCACCGAGTCGATGACGTTGCTCACCAACGACGGGACGCTCCCGCTCGACTCCGGGAGTTCGATCCTCGTCACCGGCCCGAGCGCCGACAGCGTGAGGAACCAGATGGGTGGCTGGGCGCTCGGCTGGCAGGGCGTCGGCGACACCGAGCCACCGGCGACGACGGTCCTCGAAGGCCTCACCGATGCGGCGGATTCGTCCGCGTCCGTCACGCACGTTCCGACCGGCCTCCACGAGTTCACGAACGAGGACGACGTCCGACGTGCGGCCGAGTGCGCCGACGTCGTCGTGGCCGTTCTCGGCGAGGGACCGTACGCCGAGGAGAAGGGTGACACGGACACGCTCGCGCTTCCCGAGGCACAACAGCGACTGGTCGAGGTCGTGTCGGGAACGGACACGCCAACCGTCGGCGTGATCATGGCGGGCCGCCCGCGCGGCACGGACGTGTTCGACGACCTGTCCGCGTCCATGATGGCCTATCTCCCGGGAACGGCCGCCGGACCGGCCGTCGCCGCGACCCTGTTCGGCGACGCCAACCCGAGCGGTCGGTTGCCGTTCACGTGGCCGAAGGGGACCGGGCAAATCCCCAACCTGCACAACAACTATCCGCCGGACGAGTTCAACAAGTCCACGAACGTCAACCCGCCTCAGTCACACGAGACGCCACTGTTCGAATTCGGCCACGGACTGAGTTACACCGAGTTCGAGTACGCCGACCTCCGCGTGGCACCGACGAAACTCCAGCAGAAGAACGCGACGAACGACATCACCGTCTCCGTCGCGGTCAAAAACACGGGCGACGAGGCGGGCGAGACCGTCGTTCCCGTCTACGGCGGCCGTGATCTCGGTCGAGTGATGTATCCGCAGGAAGTCGTCGTCGGCTTCGAACGCGTCGCGCTCGACCCCGGCGAGACGAAGCGCGTCGAAATCCGTTCGACGATCCTCCCGCTCGGGACCGTCCTCGGCGACATCTTCTCCCGCGGCGAGTTGGTCATCGACACGGGCGAGTACTGGCTCTCCGTCGGCGACCTCACCGAAACCGTTTCGGTCGTCTGA
- a CDS encoding PadR family transcriptional regulator → MHELTGFQRDILYVIAGHGEPHGLAIQDGLEDYYDTEVHHGRLYPNLDSLVDDGLVEKGKRDKRTNYYALTERGRSLLEHRRTWEERFLD, encoded by the coding sequence ATGCACGAGTTGACGGGATTTCAGCGGGACATACTGTACGTCATCGCCGGACACGGCGAGCCGCACGGACTCGCCATTCAGGACGGTCTCGAAGATTACTACGACACCGAGGTCCACCACGGTCGTCTGTATCCGAACCTCGACTCGTTGGTCGATGATGGACTCGTCGAGAAGGGGAAACGGGACAAGCGGACGAACTACTACGCGCTGACTGAGCGGGGTCGGTCGCTCCTCGAACACCGACGTACGTGGGAAGAGCGGTTTCTCGACTGA
- a CDS encoding AI-2E family transporter, producing MVSGLNIDKSRAAWWTIGGLLGLAALFVIYSFIGTFVFGLFLYYATRPVYRRLQQRVRPRSLAAAVALLLLALPAILLVAYTVSIAFHELTMVAKTANIGTLPEPIQQYSDISKLTKNPEQLLQNKDNTKLIQQAFGSTFQYLKFVGNGALHLFVMIAIAFYLLRDDHKLSRWFHRTFADSGGVLEAYVARVDSDFNSIFFGNILNAFMTGTIGAISYNLLNMIAPPGLAIPYPTVVGLLTGVASLIPVVGMKLVYFPVTGVISAEALMARDPGILWFPVVFALVSFVIVDTIPDLVLRPYVSGRNLHVGMVMLAYIFGPLLFGWYGIFLGPMILVLVVHFVKIVLPELITGNPIRPWAVDPTYLKDADMHPQPPHDPSDSDDEELPPGGDEMPVQAPTPTDGDGID from the coding sequence ATGGTCTCCGGATTGAACATTGACAAGTCCCGGGCGGCGTGGTGGACCATCGGTGGGCTACTCGGTCTCGCGGCGCTGTTCGTCATCTACTCGTTCATCGGGACGTTCGTCTTCGGTCTGTTTCTCTACTACGCGACGCGGCCGGTATATCGCCGACTCCAGCAGCGGGTTCGCCCGCGAAGCCTCGCCGCCGCGGTTGCGTTACTGCTGCTCGCCCTTCCCGCGATCCTGCTCGTCGCCTACACCGTCTCCATCGCGTTTCACGAACTCACGATGGTCGCGAAGACGGCCAATATCGGCACGCTTCCGGAGCCGATACAGCAGTACAGCGACATCTCGAAGTTGACCAAAAATCCAGAACAGCTCCTCCAGAACAAGGACAACACGAAGCTCATCCAGCAGGCGTTCGGTTCGACGTTCCAGTATCTCAAGTTCGTCGGGAACGGGGCACTCCACTTGTTCGTGATGATCGCCATCGCGTTCTACCTGCTCCGGGACGACCACAAACTCTCGCGGTGGTTCCACCGGACGTTCGCGGACAGCGGTGGGGTCCTCGAAGCGTACGTGGCCCGCGTGGATTCGGACTTCAACAGCATCTTCTTCGGCAACATCCTGAACGCCTTCATGACGGGCACCATCGGCGCGATTTCCTACAACCTCCTCAATATGATCGCACCCCCCGGCTTGGCGATTCCGTACCCCACCGTCGTCGGGTTGCTGACCGGCGTCGCCAGCCTCATCCCCGTCGTCGGGATGAAACTCGTCTACTTCCCGGTGACGGGCGTCATCAGCGCCGAGGCGTTGATGGCTCGTGACCCCGGCATCCTCTGGTTCCCCGTCGTCTTCGCGCTCGTCTCGTTCGTCATCGTGGACACCATCCCGGACCTCGTCCTGCGGCCGTACGTCTCGGGGCGCAACCTCCACGTCGGGATGGTGATGCTCGCGTACATCTTCGGGCCGTTGCTGTTCGGCTGGTATGGGATCTTCTTGGGACCGATGATACTCGTGCTCGTCGTCCACTTCGTGAAAATCGTCCTGCCCGAACTCATCACCGGCAACCCGATTCGACCGTGGGCCGTGGACCCGACGTATCTCAAGGACGCCGATATGCATCCACAACCACCGCATGACCCGTCCGATTCGGATGACGAGGAGTTACCGCCGGGTGGTGACGAGATGCCCGTCCAAGCGCCGACGCCCACGGACGGGGATGGTATCGACTGA
- a CDS encoding MgtC/SapB family protein translates to MSGFENLVTSTTLGSDVVHIALAGALGLFLGLEREWSQKSAGIRTFTLISLLGAAFTIVGKDVLLALGGLLVIVQGILLAVQGLLDDDEETGLSLTTSVSMLVTFGVGVLVAEGYILVGVTVAVVSSLLLILKRELHSFAWGLSREELRSAGEFAILAFVIYPLLPSGEVAFGGVTLSPRLIWLMVVTVAGIGIANYAVVETYGGRGIAVTGFFGGLASSTAVVGTMLDHVRQQPEAATYGVAAILLADAAMALRNLVIALAFTIGTPHKTLYGAIIPLGTIIVGSIAIAAYTADWSQRMDIDLESPFSLRNALGFGAIFLLVVIGGAIAKSQFGQTGFYITALLSGLVSSAGVTASAVTLYSGGNVSQQTAVFGILLATASSIIVKAALTISAPNRSFARRIAVWSTVLLAGSGIAAIVAVV, encoded by the coding sequence GTGTCCGGATTCGAAAACCTCGTCACGTCGACTACGTTGGGCAGTGACGTCGTCCATATCGCCCTCGCCGGAGCGCTCGGTCTCTTCCTCGGATTGGAGCGCGAATGGTCGCAGAAATCCGCCGGTATCCGGACGTTCACCCTCATCAGCCTCCTCGGTGCGGCGTTCACCATCGTCGGGAAGGACGTTCTGCTCGCGCTCGGTGGCCTGCTCGTCATCGTGCAAGGGATTTTGCTTGCGGTGCAGGGACTCCTGGACGACGACGAGGAAACCGGTCTTTCGCTCACGACGTCGGTCTCCATGCTCGTGACGTTCGGCGTCGGCGTGCTGGTCGCGGAGGGGTACATCCTCGTCGGTGTCACCGTCGCCGTCGTCTCCTCGCTTCTGCTCATCCTGAAGCGCGAACTACACTCGTTCGCGTGGGGATTGTCGCGCGAGGAACTCCGTTCCGCCGGTGAGTTCGCCATCCTCGCGTTCGTCATCTACCCGCTGCTCCCGTCCGGTGAAGTCGCGTTCGGCGGCGTCACGTTGAGTCCCCGCCTCATCTGGCTGATGGTCGTCACCGTCGCCGGAATCGGCATCGCCAACTACGCCGTGGTCGAAACGTACGGTGGACGCGGTATCGCCGTCACCGGGTTTTTCGGCGGGTTAGCCTCCTCGACGGCCGTCGTCGGCACCATGCTCGACCACGTTCGCCAGCAGCCGGAGGCGGCGACGTACGGCGTCGCCGCCATCTTGCTGGCCGACGCCGCGATGGCGCTCCGAAACCTCGTCATCGCGCTGGCGTTCACCATCGGTACCCCACACAAAACGCTCTACGGTGCCATCATCCCGCTCGGAACGATCATCGTCGGTAGCATCGCCATCGCGGCGTACACGGCCGACTGGTCCCAACGGATGGACATCGACTTGGAGAGTCCGTTCTCGCTACGAAACGCCCTCGGGTTCGGTGCTATCTTCCTCCTCGTCGTCATCGGCGGCGCCATCGCAAAGAGCCAGTTCGGTCAGACGGGGTTCTACATCACCGCACTGCTGTCGGGACTCGTTTCGAGCGCGGGCGTGACTGCCTCGGCGGTCACGCTGTACAGCGGGGGCAACGTGAGCCAGCAGACGGCCGTCTTCGGCATCCTGCTCGCCACCGCATCGAGCATCATCGTCAAGGCAGCGTTGACCATCTCTGCACCGAACCGTTCGTTCGCACGCCGAATTGCCGTCTGGAGTACAGTTCTGCTCGCCGGGTCGGGAATTGCGGCAATCGTCGCTGTCGTGTGA
- a CDS encoding aminotransferase class III-fold pyridoxal phosphate-dependent enzyme — translation MDRETAEPQVRDMPGQKAREWSDYHHKFAAPTTYVYDFVWDLTEDAVGPFCTDVDGNVLLDFTSHVAAAPLGYNNPKIKDKLDEFPLPDPTKIAGQDFYAAGGWPPEDPEFPGPTQLMERLTEVTSHYDMDTVFLSNSGAEAVENAIKISYNNGGHRAFNFDGAFHGRTLGALSLNRSKVAHRKGYPEIPGIVSVPYCSCEGQCGCGWKTDGPGGNVIADKLDPAQGVIDPEEVSYIILEPVQGEGGYRIPNDEFVADIAEIQDTYGITIIADEIQSGMGRTGEMWAVDHLDLKPDVITSAKALRVGATISRSDVFPEEKGRLSSTWGAGDVLSSLQGVLTLDAIQEHDLLANATVRGRQAREIIEDAAPESVVDVRGRGLMLAVEFDSKDRREAVVDAALSRGLLTLGCGYKTLRLLPPLDVTEREIDLGVNCLLDSIDEVA, via the coding sequence ATGGACCGCGAAACAGCCGAGCCACAGGTTCGGGACATGCCGGGCCAGAAGGCGCGAGAGTGGTCAGACTATCATCACAAATTTGCCGCCCCGACGACGTACGTGTACGATTTCGTCTGGGACTTGACCGAGGATGCGGTCGGGCCGTTTTGTACCGACGTGGACGGAAACGTCCTCCTCGATTTCACGAGCCACGTCGCCGCCGCCCCGCTCGGATACAATAACCCCAAAATCAAGGACAAACTCGACGAGTTTCCCCTCCCCGACCCGACGAAAATCGCCGGGCAGGACTTCTACGCCGCCGGTGGCTGGCCGCCGGAGGACCCCGAATTCCCCGGGCCGACCCAGTTGATGGAGCGACTCACCGAGGTCACGAGCCACTACGACATGGACACCGTCTTCCTGTCGAACTCCGGCGCGGAGGCAGTCGAGAACGCCATCAAGATAAGCTACAACAACGGCGGCCACCGCGCGTTCAACTTCGACGGCGCGTTCCACGGCCGGACGCTCGGCGCGCTCTCGCTCAACCGCTCGAAAGTCGCCCACCGTAAGGGCTACCCCGAGATTCCGGGCATCGTGAGCGTTCCGTACTGTTCCTGTGAGGGCCAGTGTGGCTGTGGGTGGAAGACCGACGGTCCGGGCGGCAACGTCATCGCCGACAAACTCGACCCCGCCCAGGGCGTCATCGACCCCGAAGAAGTCTCGTACATCATCCTCGAACCGGTGCAGGGTGAGGGTGGCTACCGCATCCCGAACGACGAGTTCGTCGCGGACATCGCCGAGATTCAGGACACCTACGGTATCACCATCATCGCCGACGAGATTCAGTCCGGAATGGGCCGAACGGGCGAGATGTGGGCAGTGGACCACCTCGACCTGAAACCCGACGTCATCACCAGCGCGAAGGCGCTGCGCGTCGGCGCGACCATCTCCCGTTCGGACGTGTTTCCGGAGGAGAAAGGCCGCCTCTCCTCCACGTGGGGTGCTGGCGACGTGCTCTCTTCGCTGCAGGGCGTGCTCACCCTCGACGCGATTCAGGAACACGACCTGCTCGCGAACGCCACCGTGCGCGGACGACAGGCGCGTGAAATCATCGAGGACGCCGCGCCGGAATCCGTCGTGGACGTTCGCGGCCGTGGCCTGATGCTCGCCGTCGAGTTCGACTCGAAGGACCGGCGCGAAGCCGTCGTGGACGCCGCACTCTCACGCGGCCTCCTCACCCTCGGCTGTGGGTACAAGACGCTCCGTCTGCTCCCGCCGCTCGACGTGACCGAGCGCGAAATCGACCTCGGTGTCAACTGCTTGCTCGACTCCATCGACGAGGTAGCGTAA